A window of Prevotella fusca JCM 17724 genomic DNA:
GATATACTGGTAAACCTTCTTCACCTCATAATACTGTGGTTTCGGAGCCTCATCACCGAAGATGACACCGTTCATGACAAACTGTCCGTCATTAGGCGTATCACCGAAGTCACCACCGTAAGCAAGGTAACGCTTGCCATCCTTTGTGTAGTTGTACATACTCTGGTCAATCCAGTCCCAGATAGCACCACCCATAAAGAAGTTGGTTGACTCCATCGCCTCCCAGTAGTCAACGAGGTTGCCCACGGCGTTACCCATAGAATGGGCATACTCCGAGATATGGAAAGGATACTTAAGACCCATCTTTCCCTTCACCGCATCACGTGTCCAAGCGATACTTGGATACTGGTTAGAACCCATGTCCACGATGTCGTTGTTGCGCTCATACTGTACTGGTCTTGAAGCATCGTAAGCCTTCAAAGAGTCGTAGGCAACGACGAAGTTATGACCCGGTCCTGCCTCGTTGCCCAAACTCCAGATAACAACAGAAGGCTGATTGACCAACTGGCGTGTCATAGTCATTACACGGTCAACGTGGGCTGCTTGGAACTCTGGTACGTGTGAAAGCGACGCCTTGCCATAGAAGTACTCATGGCTCTCGATGTTTGCCTCGCTCTCCAAGTAGATACCATACTTGTTGCAGAGATAATAGAAGTAAGGGTCATTAGGATAATGTGAGGTACGCACGTGGTTAATGTTCGCACGCTTCATCAGCATAATCTCACGTTCCATCTGCTCACGAGAGATAACCTTACCCGTCAACGGGTTGGTGTCGTGGCGGTTTACACCCTTGAGCTTCACGGGCTTGCCGTTGATATAATAATATCTTCCAGCCAAACCGAATTCGTCCTGACTTGCTGGTGTATCCTTGATTTCAACAGTACGGAAACCAGTTTGGAAGCTGATGGTCTCAACTACCTTCTTACCCTGCATCAGCTCACCGACAACAACATAGACGTTAGGCTCTTCAGCTGTCCATGCTGCCGCATTGTCCACGGTAAGTGTCTGACGAACGTGAATCTGCCCCTTGCTGTTACAAGCGGTCTTTGCCTTCGCATCCTCGAAAGTAGCAACGAGTTCGTTGTCGTCAGCAAAGAGTCTGTTCTTGTATATGCTCCAACGAAGGTGCAAGTCCTTTGCATTCTTTGTCGTGAGGTTCTGCAATGTCGTGTTGAGGTCGACAGTCCCCTTGCCGTCAGCGTAGGAAGGGATTGCCTTCACGTCAGCCACGTGTACCTTTGGAGTCGCTGTGACATTCACGCTACGGAAGATACCCGGCAGACGAAACATGTCCTGTGCCTCGAGGAAGCTACCGTCAGACGAACGATAAACCTCTACCGCCACCTCGTTCTTGCCCTTGGTTATATAAGGTGTAATATCGAATTGTGCCGTATTGCGCGAGTTCTTTGAGAAGCCCACGTAACGACCGTTGATCCACAAATAGAAGAATGAATCTACACCATCAAAGTTCAGGTAGACTTCCTTGCCGTCCCAAGTAGCAGGAACTTCAAAACTTCTTCTGAACGAACCCACCTCATTACGATACTCGTAAGTGGTGTAGTTCTTTGGCGGTTCACGCATGACACCCTTCTTCCAGTCACCCGGTTCGATGTTATACTTGAAGATAACCCACTGATTTACATAGATTGGCACACCGTACTTCAGCGTTCCATCCTTCTGAATACCAGCCATGTTCCAGCTTACAGGTACCTGCAGACGGTCCCACTTGCTGTCATCATAGCCCTTTGTGAAGAAGTCCTTTGGACGCTCATCAGGGTTCTTTGAGAAGTGGAAACTCCATTCTCCGTCGAGAGAAAGGTAGTCCTTTGCAAACTCTGGCAATACCTTTCTTGCCTCATCGACAGACGAGAAAGAAGAGAACAACGCACGAGCAGGCAGCTTGTTGTAGCCCAATGCGCCCGGCGACTGCCATTCATTACCAGTTGGTGCTGTAGCCTGACCAAAGAGGTAGCCTCCTGCAGGATAGTCATCAGCCTGCATTGGCGCAGCTGTTAATGACGATAATAATAAACCGAATAGTAATTGTTTATACATAATAGAATAGGTGTTAGACATTGTCAAATGTGTCTCCGGCCTCCCTTCTCAAGGACTCTCCAAAGACGGCTATGAGACTGTAACTCAGCATGCAAGCCTCACTTCATTTTTCAACGCAGGCAAAGTTAATAAAAAAAAACAAATAAGCAATAGGAAAGGGAGGATATTGCGTAAATAATACACTATTATCGGATAAGCTGGCAAGTGAACGAGTTGGCAAGTGAACGGGTTGACGAGCAGACAAGTGAACAAGGTGCTTGGGAGGAAAGGGTAACAGGAGGGCGGAATGGCAGAATAACATATTTCTCTTCTCTTTTATCGTTTTCCCTTTTACCTTTCCCTACCAAGCACCCAGCTCTCTTTTCACACCTTTATTTCTTATAAGACAATAGAATTCCATCAAGACCTAAAGCCCGTGGATGGCACAGAGGCTACGTAACTCTTAATGCAATGTCCGGAACTCTGAAGTAATCAAATTATTTGACAATATCGCAAGGGCTAAAATGCAGATTATGGACTCTGATTTTATATCAATCATCAATAGCGTCGTTATTAACGCCTAATTGCATTGCAACTAACGCCCTTTTGACGTCTAACTAACGCCCTTTTGCAATGCAATTAAGCACCTTTTCTTGCAGCACCCTGTAACAGATTGATATGCTGATGGTTATGGGGACGGATAAAACCCACTGTTTTTGATGGAATTTCAGGACTGAAATGAATAGAAACGGCAAGCAGTCTGAGGACTGTTTTGGTAAAAAATTTTGCGTAAAACGGAGGAGAAAGGAAGAAGGGGATGTGCGGAAAACACGCAGTGGGAGGATGAGCCTGCCCCTCCACAGGTGCATTAGCCCCCGATGTGCATTATTTAAAAAGACCATTTCTTCACTCGAAAACGAGTGTTGAAATGGTCTTTCGTTTGTATCTAAGGAGAGATTCTATTTTTACTTACAGACAAGAAGCTGTCAAGTCATTAGTTGACACGCCCTTTTTCTGTAGTAATTTCTTTATTTTACAGTTACGGTTATTGTACCTGCCAGTTTGTTCTTGTCAAGCACGTTGACAGTTGTTGTTCCGGCCTTCACCCCCTTGATGATAACATTGGACTTCTTAACGGAAGCAGTTGCTATCTTCTTGTCCATTACGCTAACCATATATGGAGCATTCCCATTTTTGACAGTTACAACTCCCTCCTTGCCAACAGCAATCTCTAAGCTCGACTTGTCAAAGGTAAGCGGGGTAGCCACATTGACAGAGATGGTGCCGAAGAGCTTATTCTTGTCAGTAACGGTGATAGATGTACTGCCTTCTTTGACACCTGTAACAGTTATGATATTCTTGTCAACTTTTGCGGTAGCAATCTTCTCGTCAGTAGACTTAACCGTGAAAGGCTGTGCTCCGTTACCAATCTTAACTTTTGCAGTGGCTTTGGGAGCTACATTGACTTTAGTAGTACTGAACTTCAGTCCAGTGTTTTTGTCATCATTGTCATCACCGCAAGATGCGAAGGTTACCGTACCAAGGCAGAGGGCTGCCATTACCATTGTTTTGAAAATACTTTTCATTTCCATTGTTTAATTTATTTTATTAGGTTGAAAATAATCTTTCTGTAAATTGTTTTCGCCTATATAAAAACAGTTTTCCAAATATCTTGCCTCGTGTAAAAGCAAATTTTTATTAAAGAATGAGTGCTTTATGAAAACTGCCACAAAGCGGGACAGGATGTACTTCAGTATCATTTGCTGTCCGTTTTGTTCCTCTGCCTTTCCTTCCCCCGTCTTTATCCACATTAATCTCAAATCATAACAGCCTGCTTGAAATTCTCTATTTTATCTATTATCTCCGTCTTCAGACAGGGTTTTACGGTATAAAAAAACATAAAAATACAAAACATAACGCTACCAAGTTTGGTTATTCACATAATTATATGTACCTTTGCACGCCGTATCGAATTTGGATAACGGGAAAATGCTATGTTTTAAGGAGGAAATAGTACACAATTCATGAGACAACTTAAGATTTCAAAAAGTATCACCAACCGATCAAGTGAGGCACTGGATAAGTATCTTGTTGAGATCGGTCGTGAACCGATGATTACCGTTGACGAAGAGATTGAGCTGGCGCAGGAAATCCACAAGGGCGGTCGCAAGGGCGAGCGTGCCAAGGAGAAACTGATTAAGGCTAACCTCCGTTTCGTCGTTTCTGTGGCTAAACAGTATCAGCACCAAGGACTCTCTCTCACCGACCTTATCGACGAGGGAAACATCGGACTGGTGAAGGCTGCCGAGAAATTCGATGAGACCCGTGGTTTTAAGTTCATCTCATACGCTGTCTGGTGGATTCGCCAGAGTATTCTGCAGGCTATCGCTGAGCAGAGTCGCATCGTGCGCCTTCCATTGAACCAGGTGGGAGCCATCTCTAAGATTAATCAGGTGACGAATGAGTTTGTGCAGCAGCACAACCGTCGCCCGTCTATCCACGAGCTGGCAGAGCTGACCGGCATTGACGAGGCACGTATCCGCCAGAGTCAGAGCGCAGACAATCATCACATGAGTATCGACGCACCGTTCAGTGATGACGACGACAACTCAATGAGCGACATGCTGTCATCGGGTGATGATTCACGTACCGACCGTGGCGTAGACTTCGAGTCCATGTCTGACGACCTCCGTGCTGTTCTTCAGAACACACTGAAGGACCGTGAGATAAAGATTGTCACTGAGTGTTTCGGCATCGGATGTCAGGAGAAGGGTCTGGAGGAGATCGGAACAGAGATGGGTCTTACCCGTGAGCGTGTCCGCCAGATTCGTGAGAAGGCTATCGAGAAGATTCGCGAGAGCGGCAATGCACGTGTGCTGATGAAGTACTTAGGCTAAAACAAACAATATAATATAATCCTTCCGAAAGTCCTGCAATGTTGATTGCAGGGCTTTTGCTTTTGAGCCAAATCTGCCATTAGAAAAATCCAACTTCATTTTATCTGAGATACTGCCGAATGTGTGTAGATAGACAATAAAACAAAAGCCTCTACGTTATATAAAAGTTATGAAGCGTAAGGATATTCAGAAATACATATTATTACTTTTGTTCATGGTGACAGCGCAGCTGGCATTGGCACAATCATTCATGCTGCAAGGCAAGGTTTCCGACAAGGATGGCAACCCGATTGAACTGGCATCTGTCATGGTTGTGTCGCAGGGAAAGCTGTCGATGACCAACCTCAAGGGCGAATTCAATATGCAGCTGCAGAGCGAAGACTCCGTAAAGGTGCGCTTCTCTATGATTGGCTATAGGACCAAGACAAGGGTACTGGTGCGTCCAAAGGGTAAGCAGACGCTGCTCATCCAGCTTGCTGACGACAACGAATTACAGGAAGTTGTTGTAGAAGGAAAAAACAAACAGCACGGTACAACAGAAGAATTGGATATTCAAAAGACTAAACAAGGACCATCGACTTCGGGCAATGCCGTGGAAGAGATGGTGCAGACACAGGCTGGTGTTTCAACCCACTCGGAGCTGTCTTCACAATATAACGTCCGTGGTGGTACGTTTGACGAGAACTCTGTATATATCAACAACATAGAAGTGTTCCGCCCCTTCCTTGTGCGCAGCGGACAACAGGAGGGTCTCTCCATCATCAATCCCGATATGGTAGAGAGCATCGGCTTCTCAACAGGTGGCTTTGAAGCGAAATATGGTGACAAGATGAGTTCTGCCTTGGACATCACCTATAAGCGTCCTAAGAAGACTGAAGCCTCCGTTTCAGCCTCACTCTTAGGTGCCAGTGCCTACCTCGGACTGGCTACGAAGCAGCTGACGTGGACCAACGGCGTGCGATATAAGACCAACCGCTACCTCCTCGGTTCACTCCAGACAAAGGGAGAATACCGTCCGTCGTTCCTTGACTATCAGACTTATCTTTCGTGGCAGCCTAACAAACGCTGGCAGGTAGACTTCATCGGTAACATCTCAGACAATCATTATAACTTCGAGCCGGAAGACCGTGAGACGAACTTCGGTACGCTGCAGAACGTAAAGAAGTTCCGTGTCTACTTCGACGGACAGGAGAAAGACCTCTTCCGCACGTTCTTCGGCTCATTGGGCATCACCCGACATCTCAGTTCCCGCACGGATATAAGACTGCTCGCATCGGCTTTCTCGACGAAGGAACAGGAACGATATGACATTCAGGGACAGTACTGGCTTACACAGACGGAAACATCTGAAAACCTCGGTGTGGGCACTTATATGCAGCACTCACGCGACTATCTCAATGCTAATGTAAAGAGTCTGAAGCTGATGATGCAGCACCGTGCAGGCAAACATAGGATTGAGGGTGCTGTGACCTATAAGATTGAGAACATCAAGGAGAACTCGGCAGAATATGAATACCGTGATTCTGCGGGTTATAACGTTCCTCATACAGGGCGTGACCTGAAGATGATTTACTCGCTCCGTGCCCGCAACGAACTCAATGCGAAACGCTTTGAGACTTATCTGCAGGATACATGGAACTTCCAGACACGTGACTCTGTCCCTACCCTCTTCACACTGAATTACGGCGTGCGCTTCGCACATTGGGACTTCAACGGCGAGAGCCTGTTCTCTCCACGTGCATCGCTCACCATCACACCGGGCAGAAACCGTAACCTCAGCTTCCGCATTGCAGGCGGCATCTATTACCAGGCACCTTTCTATAAGGAACTCCGTGACACGACAAAAGTCAATGGAGTCACCTACGCAACGCTCAATAAGAAGATTCGGGCACAGCAGTCTATCCACGCATTGGCAGGTATGTCCTATCGCTTTGAAATGTTAGGTCGTCCCTTCAAATTCACTGCCGAGGCTTATTATAAAGCGCTCTCACGGCTCGTACCTTATTCAGTTGACAATGTAAAGGTAACTTACTACGGTGAGAACACGGCAACAGGTCACGCCACAGGTCTCGACTTAAAACTTTTCGGTGAGTTTGTACCGGGTGCCGATTCATGGCTGACTTTCAGCGTGATGAACACCAGCATGAAGTTGAATGGCAAGAGTATTCCACTCCCAACCGACCAGCGTTATGCTCTCAACCTTTATTTCACGGACTTCTTCCCGGGCACAACCCGCTGGCGTATGTCGCTGAAGCTGGCTTATGCGGACGGTCTGCCTTTCTCTGCCCCACATCAGGAACTGGAAAACAACACCTTCCGTGCACCAGCCTATAAGCGTGCCGACATCGGTATGAGCTACCGGCTGCTGGACAATCACGACGGTAGTCGCAACACGATTTTCAAGAACATCTGGCTTGGCATTGACTGCCTTAACCTCTTCGGTATCAACAACGTCAATTCCTACTATTGGGTAACTGACATCGCCGGACAGCAGTATGCTGTTCCTAACTACCTTACCGGACGGCAGATTAACGGAAGGATTACGGTTGATTTTTAATTGGTCTTCTATGTTACTTTCCAAATAAATCGGATAATGTTTATTTATTTATCAATTCCGCAGCATTTCTCCTTGTAATACAATTTCATATATTGAGATGTCTTTTGGGACTCTATACATTGACAGGATGATTCTTCAGTCCACGCCTCACAGCGATGGATGGGATATGGGGCAAGCAAGCCATTCTTCCCTCTCTGATGCTCCGTATTTTCACTTGAAACACGAGGGCTATGGCAAATGAACCGTAGCTGGCGAAAACTGATGTAGCAGCAGAACCGTACAAGAACAGATCAATCAATTCTTATAAGATGGAAATCAACCGCATTTTAGAATCTAATGGGATATACGGTGCAAGGATATTATCATCGTGCGATTGTACAGCTGTACCTGAGCAATGGCATCCCATACTGAGGGAA
This region includes:
- a CDS encoding glycoside hydrolase family 2 TIM barrel-domain containing protein, with protein sequence MYKQLLFGLLLSSLTAAPMQADDYPAGGYLFGQATAPTGNEWQSPGALGYNKLPARALFSSFSSVDEARKVLPEFAKDYLSLDGEWSFHFSKNPDERPKDFFTKGYDDSKWDRLQVPVSWNMAGIQKDGTLKYGVPIYVNQWVIFKYNIEPGDWKKGVMREPPKNYTTYEYRNEVGSFRRSFEVPATWDGKEVYLNFDGVDSFFYLWINGRYVGFSKNSRNTAQFDITPYITKGKNEVAVEVYRSSDGSFLEAQDMFRLPGIFRSVNVTATPKVHVADVKAIPSYADGKGTVDLNTTLQNLTTKNAKDLHLRWSIYKNRLFADDNELVATFEDAKAKTACNSKGQIHVRQTLTVDNAAAWTAEEPNVYVVVGELMQGKKVVETISFQTGFRTVEIKDTPASQDEFGLAGRYYYINGKPVKLKGVNRHDTNPLTGKVISREQMEREIMLMKRANINHVRTSHYPNDPYFYYLCNKYGIYLESEANIESHEYFYGKASLSHVPEFQAAHVDRVMTMTRQLVNQPSVVIWSLGNEAGPGHNFVVAYDSLKAYDASRPVQYERNNDIVDMGSNQYPSIAWTRDAVKGKMGLKYPFHISEYAHSMGNAVGNLVDYWEAMESTNFFMGGAIWDWIDQSMYNYTKDGKRYLAYGGDFGDTPNDGQFVMNGVIFGDEAPKPQYYEVKKVYQYIGTSWKDAKTATLDVFNKNYYSDDLSDYAMSYVLTADGVRVKQGSLELGSVPARSHKSITIAGLNESLDPNKEYLLHVTYRLKRDMPWAKAGYVQAEEQLPVQAAAARPAIAAAGKVTMSAVKDNKIVFSGKTFTTTFDLAKGTIYNLQYDGKTVIADGCGPELNAFRAWVNNDNWAYEAWYANGLNNLQHKCTNYTTHANADGSVSVVFNVESQAPHAYRLEGGNANWKKLIEYKEKPFGKDDFRFNTQVVYTIFPDGSIESESAITSNKPNLTLAKLGYTVRVPKNLNLLTYYGRGMVDNYPDRKTGQMIGIYEQQEVEDEFVAFPKPQDTGNHQDTRWLSLTGNDGNDALYGAIFVAKDKMSFSALPWSDNTIAMANHPHELPQSEYTHLHLDMAITGLGGNSCGQGGPLMLDRVMATPHTFGYMIRPMSSAKTNDLVSNANVSLGGATPLTIVRDAEGNVTINANGAESDIFYTTNDSKKPMKYTGAVSLRNGGTITAWTKENAWLKASQTFSRIESIPLSVVFASSQESGEGDASHLTDGNPSSYWHTMYSVTVANHPHWVDFDCGGMKTIKGFTYLPRQDSNNGNIKKYSIQVSNDGKTWGKAVAEGEFENNRKEKAILLTTPVKARFVRLTALSEQNGQDFATGAEFKVLEK
- a CDS encoding pilus assembly protein N-terminal domain-containing protein; translation: MEMKSIFKTMVMAALCLGTVTFASCGDDNDDKNTGLKFSTTKVNVAPKATAKVKIGNGAQPFTVKSTDEKIATAKVDKNIITVTGVKEGSTSITVTDKNKLFGTISVNVATPLTFDKSSLEIAVGKEGVVTVKNGNAPYMVSVMDKKIATASVKKSNVIIKGVKAGTTTVNVLDKNKLAGTITVTVK
- a CDS encoding sigma-70 family RNA polymerase sigma factor: MRQLKISKSITNRSSEALDKYLVEIGREPMITVDEEIELAQEIHKGGRKGERAKEKLIKANLRFVVSVAKQYQHQGLSLTDLIDEGNIGLVKAAEKFDETRGFKFISYAVWWIRQSILQAIAEQSRIVRLPLNQVGAISKINQVTNEFVQQHNRRPSIHELAELTGIDEARIRQSQSADNHHMSIDAPFSDDDDNSMSDMLSSGDDSRTDRGVDFESMSDDLRAVLQNTLKDREIKIVTECFGIGCQEKGLEEIGTEMGLTRERVRQIREKAIEKIRESGNARVLMKYLG
- a CDS encoding TonB-dependent receptor, producing MKRKDIQKYILLLLFMVTAQLALAQSFMLQGKVSDKDGNPIELASVMVVSQGKLSMTNLKGEFNMQLQSEDSVKVRFSMIGYRTKTRVLVRPKGKQTLLIQLADDNELQEVVVEGKNKQHGTTEELDIQKTKQGPSTSGNAVEEMVQTQAGVSTHSELSSQYNVRGGTFDENSVYINNIEVFRPFLVRSGQQEGLSIINPDMVESIGFSTGGFEAKYGDKMSSALDITYKRPKKTEASVSASLLGASAYLGLATKQLTWTNGVRYKTNRYLLGSLQTKGEYRPSFLDYQTYLSWQPNKRWQVDFIGNISDNHYNFEPEDRETNFGTLQNVKKFRVYFDGQEKDLFRTFFGSLGITRHLSSRTDIRLLASAFSTKEQERYDIQGQYWLTQTETSENLGVGTYMQHSRDYLNANVKSLKLMMQHRAGKHRIEGAVTYKIENIKENSAEYEYRDSAGYNVPHTGRDLKMIYSLRARNELNAKRFETYLQDTWNFQTRDSVPTLFTLNYGVRFAHWDFNGESLFSPRASLTITPGRNRNLSFRIAGGIYYQAPFYKELRDTTKVNGVTYATLNKKIRAQQSIHALAGMSYRFEMLGRPFKFTAEAYYKALSRLVPYSVDNVKVTYYGENTATGHATGLDLKLFGEFVPGADSWLTFSVMNTSMKLNGKSIPLPTDQRYALNLYFTDFFPGTTRWRMSLKLAYADGLPFSAPHQELENNTFRAPAYKRADIGMSYRLLDNHDGSRNTIFKNIWLGIDCLNLFGINNVNSYYWVTDIAGQQYAVPNYLTGRQINGRITVDF